A portion of the Chromobacterium sp. IIBBL 290-4 genome contains these proteins:
- a CDS encoding methyl-accepting chemotaxis protein, with product MTTPIVRLMQRLSYPKRFALIGLVIAIALLYLVYGLYRSNQDNIESTAKERVGVAYMQPLTGLLAQNQQTQETAVLAALGDAQAKSALPAAAQQLESQWQALKAANDKIGADLASDSAWKDASASWDKLRQGGAQKAAQRIAAYGDFSDKLNNLIGVISDNSNLTLDPDIDSYYLMDAATSKLTTLISHIGEANAIAALPSANQALDPAQRDRLVELRPLIAEMSDGLASDIGKAVAYNSALKNELAPLGAQLADIQKSHGASIDDAVAGKTGASGLKISGHSAQSAQAVSAYIAVGLKQLDQLLQERIDRIAGQRNRYIVIGVIAMLAAIFLFHQLYLSITLQLGGEPFYVQEVVAQIASGRLDTRIELRDRDESSLLATISQMRSQLRDTVSQMVETAREVNQAADEMAQSSQSIADSSARQHEAASSMAASIEELSTSLSVSAEQSEHARKLSRNAADQSDDGDKVIDATSASMDGIVRDVSSVSDTINDLSQQSQTIAGIVDVIRDVADQTNLLALNAAIEAARAGEMGRGFAVVADEVRKLAERTALSTTEISTIVCAIQNAAQKGTSSMQVGMQAIMAGQQRTQAAGDSMHNIRHCVEDVTSSITQIMTSLQEQSSASQLLAQNVEQVSRMSEQNTQAVKDSVATASELQSISQRLMGVATRFTV from the coding sequence ATGACCACCCCCATCGTCCGCCTGATGCAGCGCCTTAGCTACCCCAAGCGTTTCGCCCTGATCGGCCTGGTTATCGCCATCGCGCTGCTTTATCTGGTATACGGCCTGTATCGCAGCAATCAGGACAATATCGAGTCCACCGCCAAGGAAAGGGTCGGCGTGGCTTATATGCAGCCCCTGACCGGCCTGCTGGCGCAAAACCAGCAAACTCAGGAAACCGCCGTGCTGGCCGCGCTGGGCGACGCCCAGGCCAAAAGCGCCCTGCCGGCCGCGGCCCAGCAGCTGGAATCGCAATGGCAGGCGCTGAAAGCGGCCAATGACAAGATCGGCGCCGACCTCGCCAGCGACAGCGCCTGGAAAGACGCCAGCGCCTCATGGGACAAACTGCGGCAGGGCGGCGCCCAGAAAGCGGCGCAACGCATCGCCGCCTACGGCGACTTCAGCGACAAGCTGAACAATCTGATCGGCGTGATCAGCGACAACTCCAACCTGACGCTGGACCCCGACATCGACAGCTATTATTTGATGGATGCCGCCACCAGCAAGCTCACCACGCTGATCTCGCACATAGGCGAAGCCAACGCCATCGCCGCGCTGCCTTCGGCCAACCAAGCCCTGGATCCCGCCCAGCGCGACCGCCTGGTCGAGCTGCGGCCGCTGATAGCGGAGATGAGCGACGGCCTGGCCAGCGACATCGGCAAAGCGGTGGCTTACAACAGCGCCTTGAAGAATGAGCTGGCGCCGCTTGGCGCGCAGTTGGCCGACATCCAGAAAAGCCACGGCGCATCCATCGATGACGCCGTAGCCGGCAAAACCGGCGCCAGCGGCCTGAAAATTTCCGGCCATAGCGCGCAAAGCGCGCAAGCCGTTTCCGCCTATATCGCCGTCGGCCTGAAGCAGCTGGACCAGCTCTTGCAGGAGCGGATAGACCGCATCGCCGGACAGCGCAACCGCTATATCGTCATCGGCGTCATCGCCATGCTGGCCGCCATCTTCCTGTTCCATCAGCTGTATCTGTCCATCACCCTGCAGCTGGGCGGCGAGCCCTTCTATGTGCAGGAAGTGGTGGCGCAAATCGCCTCCGGGCGGCTGGACACGCGGATAGAGCTGCGCGACAGGGATGAAAGCAGCTTGCTGGCCACGATCAGCCAGATGCGCAGCCAGCTCAGGGACACCGTCTCGCAAATGGTGGAAACCGCGCGCGAAGTGAACCAGGCCGCGGACGAGATGGCGCAGAGCTCGCAAAGCATAGCCGACAGCAGCGCCCGGCAGCATGAGGCGGCCTCCAGCATGGCGGCTTCGATAGAAGAGCTGAGCACCAGCCTGTCGGTCAGCGCCGAACAGTCCGAGCATGCCCGCAAGCTGTCGCGCAACGCCGCGGACCAGTCCGACGACGGCGACAAGGTGATAGACGCCACCTCGGCCAGCATGGACGGCATCGTCCGCGACGTGTCGTCGGTATCGGACACCATCAACGATTTGAGCCAGCAATCGCAAACCATCGCCGGCATCGTCGATGTGATCCGCGACGTGGCCGACCAGACCAATCTCTTGGCGCTGAACGCCGCCATCGAAGCGGCCCGCGCCGGCGAAATGGGCCGCGGCTTCGCCGTGGTGGCCGACGAGGTGAGAAAACTGGCGGAGCGCACCGCCTTGTCCACCACCGAGATCAGCACCATCGTCTGCGCCATCCAGAACGCGGCGCAGAAAGGCACCAGCAGCATGCAAGTGGGCATGCAAGCCATCATGGCCGGGCAGCAACGCACCCAGGCGGCCGGCGACAGCATGCACAATATCCGCCATTGCGTGGAGGATGTGACCAGCAGCATCACCCAGATCATGACCTCGCTGCAGGAGCAAAGCTCGGCCAGCCAATTGCTGGCGCAGAATGTGGAGCAGGTGTCGAGAATGTCCGAGCAGAACACCCAGGCGGTAAAGGACAGCGTCGCCACCGCCAGCGAGCTGCAGTCGATCTCGCAACGGCTGATGGGCGTGGCTACCCGCTTCACCGTCTGA
- a CDS encoding sn-glycerol-3-phosphate import ATP-binding protein UgpC, translated as MAKLTLSNIRKQYPGGERRVLEDISVDIADGEFVVIVGPSGCGKSTLLRMVAGLESTEEGEIRIGERLVNLLEAKDRDIAMVFQNYALYPHMTVAENMGYALKLKGLSKAEIMERVLKVATVLELDKLLSRTPRELSGGQRQRVAMGRAIVREPAVFLFDEPLSNLDAKLRGQMRLEIQRLHRRLATTSLYVTHDQVEAMTLADRVIVLNKGHVEQIGAPDEIYDRPATTFVATFMGSPGMNLFDAAVDGEGSRLQLGDGVSLPLAAANPALAGRKLTVGIRPEHLRLAGDGEASLSLRVDSIEMLGADNYVYGLLAGQNVVARLAHGHRPEPGSRLEVTVRPEWLHLFDAETQGRIAYAAAE; from the coding sequence ATGGCCAAGCTGACTTTAAGCAATATCCGCAAGCAATATCCGGGTGGCGAACGCCGGGTATTGGAAGACATTTCGGTAGACATCGCCGACGGCGAGTTCGTGGTCATCGTCGGCCCGTCCGGCTGCGGCAAGTCCACCTTGCTGCGCATGGTGGCCGGGCTGGAAAGCACCGAGGAGGGCGAGATCCGCATCGGCGAGCGCCTGGTCAACCTGCTGGAAGCCAAGGATCGAGACATCGCCATGGTGTTCCAGAACTATGCCCTCTATCCGCACATGACGGTGGCGGAGAACATGGGCTACGCGCTCAAGCTCAAAGGCTTGAGCAAGGCCGAGATCATGGAGCGGGTGCTGAAAGTGGCCACGGTGCTGGAGCTGGACAAGCTGCTGTCCCGCACGCCGCGCGAGCTGTCCGGCGGCCAGCGCCAGCGCGTGGCCATGGGCCGCGCCATCGTGCGCGAGCCGGCGGTGTTCCTGTTCGACGAGCCGCTGTCCAATCTGGACGCCAAGCTGCGCGGCCAGATGCGGCTGGAAATCCAGCGCCTGCATCGCCGCCTGGCCACCACCAGCCTGTACGTCACCCACGACCAGGTGGAGGCGATGACGCTGGCCGACCGCGTCATCGTGCTGAACAAGGGCCATGTGGAGCAGATAGGCGCGCCGGACGAGATTTACGACCGGCCAGCCACCACCTTCGTCGCCACCTTCATGGGCTCGCCGGGGATGAATCTGTTCGACGCCGCCGTGGATGGTGAGGGCAGCCGCCTGCAACTGGGCGACGGCGTGTCTTTGCCATTGGCCGCGGCGAATCCGGCGCTGGCCGGCCGCAAACTGACAGTGGGCATCCGCCCCGAGCATCTGCGCCTGGCCGGCGATGGCGAAGCGTCGTTGAGCCTGCGGGTGGACAGCATAGAGATGCTGGGCGCCGATAATTATGTCTACGGCCTGCTGGCCGGGCAGAATGTGGTGGCGCGGCTGGCCCATGGCCACCGGCCCGAGCCGGGCAGCCGGCTGGAAGTGACGGTGCGGCCGGAGTGGCTGCACCTGTTTGACGCGGAAACACAAGGGAGAATCGCATATGCCGCAGCAGAATAA
- the fnr gene encoding fumarate/nitrate reduction transcriptional regulator Fnr, whose product MSEHNHSTLQTLKISCSSCSLRELCLPVGLNREEMSQLDTVIRQSRRLKRGEYLFRSGEGFKSLFAIRTGFFKTCVASQDGREQVTGFLMSGELMGLDGISTSNHSCDAIALEDSEVCELPFSRMENLSRDIPSLQHHFYRLMSREIVRDQNVMLLLGNMKAEERIAAFLLNLSQRLSTRGFAANDFILRMSREEIGSFLGLKLETVSRTLSKFQQQGWITVDHKHIQLVKVDDLKNLISGCMHAGGH is encoded by the coding sequence ATGTCAGAACACAATCATTCCACTTTGCAAACGCTGAAAATTTCCTGCTCCAGCTGCAGCTTGCGCGAGCTCTGCTTGCCGGTAGGCTTGAACCGCGAGGAAATGAGTCAGCTCGATACCGTCATCCGCCAGAGCCGCAGGCTCAAGCGCGGCGAATACCTGTTCCGCAGCGGCGAAGGCTTCAAATCGCTGTTCGCCATCCGCACCGGCTTCTTCAAAACCTGCGTGGCGAGCCAGGACGGCCGCGAGCAGGTGACGGGTTTCCTGATGTCCGGCGAGCTGATGGGTCTGGATGGCATTTCCACCAGCAACCACAGCTGCGACGCCATCGCGCTGGAGGACAGCGAAGTCTGCGAGCTGCCGTTCAGCCGCATGGAAAACCTGAGCCGGGACATCCCCAGCCTGCAGCACCATTTCTATCGCCTGATGAGCCGCGAGATCGTCCGCGATCAAAACGTGATGCTTCTGCTCGGCAACATGAAGGCGGAAGAGCGCATCGCCGCCTTCCTGCTCAATCTGTCGCAGCGCTTGTCTACCCGAGGTTTCGCCGCCAACGATTTCATCCTGCGCATGAGCCGGGAAGAGATCGGCAGCTTCCTCGGCCTGAAGCTGGAAACGGTCAGCCGCACGCTGTCCAAGTTCCAGCAGCAGGGCTGGATCACTGTCGACCACAAGCACATCCAGCTGGTCAAGGTGGACGATCTGAAGAACCTGATCTCCGGCTGCATGCACGCGGGCGGGCACTAA
- a CDS encoding cytochrome d ubiquinol oxidase subunit II, protein MSEAFYLPAIFAGLMALAMLVYVILDGFDLGVGILLPLAGEEEKDLMVSSIGPFWDANETWLVLGAGLLLVAFPVAHGVVFGALYLPVLAMLVGLILRGVAFDFRVKAQDPHKPWWNAAFAGGSMLAALAQGVMLGRFLTGFAEGGLAWGFALVVGAGLALAYALLGACWLVMKTHGALQAKAIVWAEYALYGAGMAVLAVSVVTPLANPGIAAKWFALPQFLLLLPLPLGSLAMFGLLWLSLPRLARRQATGNDAFCWLPFALSCGIVLLAFWGLAYSVFPEMVIGRMTIWQAAADPEALWVILWGAVVVLPCIIAYTAFAYRVFWGKADKLSYQ, encoded by the coding sequence ATGAGCGAAGCATTCTACCTGCCGGCGATTTTCGCCGGGCTGATGGCGCTGGCGATGCTGGTGTATGTGATCCTGGATGGCTTCGACCTTGGCGTCGGCATTTTGCTGCCCTTGGCCGGCGAGGAAGAGAAGGACCTGATGGTGAGTTCGATCGGGCCATTCTGGGACGCCAACGAAACCTGGCTGGTGCTGGGCGCCGGCTTGCTGCTGGTGGCTTTCCCGGTGGCGCATGGCGTGGTGTTCGGCGCGCTGTATCTGCCGGTGCTGGCCATGTTGGTGGGCTTGATCCTGCGCGGCGTGGCTTTCGACTTCCGCGTCAAGGCGCAGGATCCGCACAAGCCGTGGTGGAACGCGGCTTTCGCCGGCGGCTCGATGTTGGCGGCCTTGGCGCAGGGCGTGATGCTGGGCCGCTTTCTGACCGGCTTCGCCGAAGGCGGGCTGGCCTGGGGCTTCGCGCTGGTGGTCGGCGCCGGTCTGGCCTTGGCTTATGCGCTGCTGGGCGCTTGCTGGCTGGTGATGAAAACCCATGGCGCGCTGCAGGCCAAAGCTATCGTTTGGGCGGAGTATGCCTTGTACGGCGCGGGCATGGCGGTACTGGCGGTGTCGGTGGTGACGCCGCTGGCCAATCCCGGCATCGCCGCCAAGTGGTTCGCGCTGCCGCAGTTCTTGCTGCTGCTGCCTTTGCCCCTGGGTTCGCTCGCCATGTTTGGCTTGCTGTGGCTGAGCCTGCCGCGGCTGGCGCGCAGGCAGGCGACGGGCAACGACGCCTTCTGCTGGCTGCCGTTCGCGCTCAGCTGCGGCATTGTGCTGCTGGCTTTCTGGGGCTTGGCGTACAGCGTGTTTCCGGAAATGGTGATTGGCCGCATGACCATCTGGCAGGCGGCGGCGGATCCGGAGGCCTTGTGGGTGATTCTGTGGGGCGCGGTGGTGGTGCTGCCTTGCATCATCGCTTATACAGCGTTTGCTTATCGAGTGTTTTGGGGCAAAGCGGACAAGCTAAGCTACCAATAG
- the ugpA gene encoding sn-glycerol-3-phosphate ABC transporter permease UgpA — MQNRIHFSQRWLGLALMAPQLAITLVFFLWPALEALWQSFQQQDPFGLGSQFVGLANFSQLFHDPFYLGTVQTTLLFSALVTLLGTGSALILAVMANQITRGRRVYQTILIAPYAIAPSVVAVLWLFLFNPSLGWISYLLRGMGYEWNHALNGGQALLLVVLASAWKQISYNFLFFYAGLQAIPASLIEAAAIDGAGPLRRFRDLVFPLLSPTSFFLLVVNLVYAFFDTFAVIDAATGGGPGKSTETMILKVYLEGFKGLDLGSSAAQSVVLMLVVGLLTLIQFRYVERKVQY, encoded by the coding sequence ATGCAAAACCGGATTCATTTTTCCCAGCGCTGGCTGGGCCTGGCCTTGATGGCGCCGCAATTGGCCATCACGCTGGTGTTCTTTTTGTGGCCGGCGCTGGAAGCCTTGTGGCAATCGTTTCAGCAGCAAGACCCGTTCGGCCTGGGCAGCCAGTTCGTCGGCCTGGCCAATTTCAGCCAGCTGTTCCACGATCCGTTCTATCTGGGCACGGTACAGACTACGCTGCTGTTCAGCGCCTTGGTGACGCTGCTGGGCACCGGCAGCGCGCTGATCCTGGCGGTGATGGCCAACCAGATCACGCGCGGCCGCCGCGTCTACCAGACCATTCTGATCGCGCCATACGCCATCGCGCCGTCGGTGGTGGCGGTGCTGTGGCTGTTCCTGTTCAACCCCAGTCTGGGCTGGATCAGCTATTTGCTGCGCGGCATGGGCTATGAGTGGAACCACGCGCTCAACGGCGGCCAGGCCTTGCTGCTGGTGGTGCTGGCCTCGGCCTGGAAGCAGATCAGCTACAACTTCCTGTTCTTCTACGCCGGCCTGCAGGCGATACCGGCATCGTTGATCGAAGCGGCGGCGATAGACGGCGCCGGGCCGCTGCGCCGCTTCCGCGACCTGGTGTTTCCGCTGCTGTCGCCGACCAGTTTCTTCCTGCTGGTGGTCAACCTGGTGTACGCCTTCTTCGACACCTTCGCGGTGATAGACGCCGCCACCGGCGGCGGACCGGGCAAGTCCACCGAAACCATGATCCTCAAAGTGTATCTGGAAGGCTTCAAGGGCCTGGACCTGGGCAGCTCGGCCGCGCAGTCGGTGGTGCTGATGCTCGTGGTCGGCTTGCTGACGCTGATCCAGTTCCGTTACGTGGAAAGAAAGGTGCAGTACTGA
- the ugpE gene encoding sn-glycerol-3-phosphate ABC transporter permease UgpE produces the protein MVENRKGLDLFCHAMLIAGALVVAFPLYLMFVAASQDADQVTRVPLSLLPGSQLWANLSTVLWSVGGGLAVPLATTLWNSFVMAMLIAVGKIFISFLSAYAIVYFRFPFRKTGFALIFATLMLPVEVRIFPTVEVVTQMGLINSYTGLTLPLIASATATFLLRQFFMTLPKELMEAARVDGAGPIRFMIDVVLPLSRTNLAALFVITFIYGWNQYLWPLLVTHDSGMSTAVIAIKGMLGEGAVQWHLVMAAALLTLLPPLAVVIGMQRWFVKGLVDNEK, from the coding sequence ATGGTGGAGAATCGCAAAGGCCTGGACCTGTTCTGCCACGCGATGCTGATCGCGGGCGCGCTGGTGGTGGCCTTCCCCTTGTATCTGATGTTCGTCGCGGCCAGCCAGGACGCGGATCAAGTGACGCGCGTGCCGCTGTCGCTGCTGCCGGGCAGCCAGCTGTGGGCCAACCTTTCCACGGTGCTGTGGAGCGTCGGCGGCGGCTTGGCCGTGCCGCTGGCCACCACCTTGTGGAACAGTTTCGTGATGGCGATGCTGATCGCGGTCGGCAAGATTTTCATCTCCTTCCTGTCCGCCTACGCCATCGTTTATTTCCGCTTTCCCTTCCGTAAAACCGGCTTCGCGCTGATTTTCGCCACCTTGATGCTGCCGGTGGAAGTGCGGATTTTCCCGACGGTGGAAGTGGTGACCCAGATGGGGCTGATCAACAGCTATACCGGCCTGACCCTGCCCTTGATCGCCTCCGCCACCGCCACCTTTTTGCTGCGCCAGTTCTTCATGACCCTGCCCAAGGAGCTGATGGAGGCGGCGCGGGTGGACGGCGCCGGGCCGATCCGCTTCATGATCGATGTGGTGCTGCCCTTGTCGCGCACCAATCTCGCGGCCTTGTTCGTGATCACCTTCATCTATGGCTGGAACCAATATCTGTGGCCGCTGCTGGTGACCCACGATTCCGGCATGTCCACAGCGGTGATCGCGATCAAGGGCATGCTGGGCGAGGGCGCGGTGCAATGGCATCTGGTGATGGCGGCCGCCTTGCTGACCCTGCTGCCGCCGCTGGCGGTGGTGATAGGCATGCAGCGCTGGTTCGTCAAGGGCCTGGTGGACAACGAGAAATAA
- the ugpQ gene encoding glycerophosphodiester phosphodiesterase — MPQQNKQAWPYPEAVAHRGGGTLAPENTIAGFREGVRYGYRGAECDVKLSADNVCFLLHDDTVDRTSNGKGEAKLKTMAELSQLDAGGWKGAAYAGEALPTLDNVAAYCRAQNMLLNIEIKPCPGRFEETGRIVAQETARLWQGALVLPLLSSFEIDALRAAKAAVPALPRAFLCEELPADWRAILEELDCVALHCDHKTLTEALAREVKQAGYQLLCYTVNELARAKTLREWGVDSVCTDRVDLLAPQRPLLEQ; from the coding sequence ATGCCGCAGCAGAATAAGCAAGCCTGGCCGTATCCAGAGGCGGTCGCCCACCGCGGCGGCGGCACGCTGGCGCCGGAAAACACCATCGCCGGCTTCCGCGAAGGCGTGCGTTACGGCTATCGCGGAGCCGAGTGCGACGTCAAGCTGTCGGCCGACAATGTCTGCTTCCTGCTGCACGACGACACCGTGGACCGCACCAGCAACGGCAAGGGCGAGGCCAAGCTGAAAACCATGGCCGAGCTGTCGCAACTGGACGCCGGCGGCTGGAAAGGCGCGGCCTATGCCGGCGAAGCGCTGCCGACGCTGGACAATGTGGCGGCCTATTGCCGGGCGCAGAACATGCTGCTGAATATCGAAATCAAGCCCTGCCCGGGACGTTTCGAGGAGACCGGCCGCATCGTCGCGCAGGAAACGGCGCGGCTGTGGCAGGGCGCGCTTGTGCTGCCGCTGCTGTCTTCGTTCGAGATAGACGCGCTGCGCGCCGCCAAGGCCGCCGTGCCGGCGCTGCCGCGCGCCTTCCTGTGCGAGGAGCTTCCGGCCGATTGGCGCGCCATTCTGGAGGAGCTGGACTGCGTGGCCTTGCACTGCGACCATAAAACGCTGACCGAGGCGCTGGCGCGCGAGGTCAAGCAGGCTGGCTATCAGCTGCTGTGCTACACCGTCAACGAGCTGGCGCGCGCCAAGACGCTGCGCGAGTGGGGCGTGGACAGCGTCTGCACCGACCGCGTCGATCTGTTGGCGCCGCAGCGACCCTTATTGGAGCAATAA
- a CDS encoding SemiSWEET transporter, translating into MIEWLGLLAGCLTTISFLPQVLRVWRTRSVDDISLGMYLLFVAGVALWLTYGLLSHALPVIVANGVTLVLSGSVLAMKLRYRRRG; encoded by the coding sequence ATGATTGAATGGCTGGGCCTGCTGGCGGGCTGTCTGACTACGATCTCTTTCTTGCCGCAGGTGCTGCGGGTGTGGCGCACGCGGTCGGTGGACGACATCTCGCTGGGCATGTATCTGCTGTTCGTCGCCGGCGTCGCCTTGTGGCTGACTTATGGTTTGCTGTCGCACGCGCTGCCGGTGATCGTCGCCAATGGCGTGACGCTGGTGTTGTCCGGCTCGGTGCTGGCGATGAAGCTGCGTTACCGCCGGCGGGGCTAG
- the ugpB gene encoding sn-glycerol-3-phosphate ABC transporter substrate-binding protein UgpB has protein sequence MSRALSRATRRAAALVPLMLTMSLSAQAATEIQFWHSMDGALGDRVNAIAAQFNASQKDYKITPVYKGQYDESLAAAIAAYRSGNAPAIVQVFEVGTATMIQAKKAIKPVYQVMADAGEKLDEKAFIPAVASYYSDAKTGHLLSLPFNSSTPVLYYNKDAFKKAGLADAPPKTWPELAAAAAKLKASGMRCGYSTGWQGWVQLENYSAWHSLPFASLDNGFGGTGATLQFNGPTQVKHIEFLAKMAKDGTFSYAGRKDEATLKFYSGECGIMTGSSGSLANIRKNAKFNFGMGMMPYDPAVKGAPQNALIGGASLWVMGGKSPAEYKGVAKFFKMVTSPEVMAKWHQDTGYLPVVTAAYELSRKQGFYDKNPGADIATKQMQNKPPKSYTRGLRLGYMPQIRGVMDEELEEVWSGKKTAKQALDNAVLRGNDLLRRFEKTAN, from the coding sequence ATGTCCCGCGCCCTGTCTCGCGCCACCCGCCGCGCAGCCGCTCTTGTCCCCCTGATGCTGACCATGAGCCTGTCGGCTCAGGCCGCCACCGAAATCCAGTTCTGGCACTCCATGGACGGCGCGCTGGGAGATCGCGTCAACGCCATCGCCGCCCAGTTCAACGCCAGTCAGAAAGATTACAAGATCACGCCGGTGTACAAAGGCCAATACGATGAATCGCTGGCCGCCGCCATCGCCGCTTATCGCAGCGGCAACGCGCCGGCCATCGTGCAGGTGTTCGAAGTGGGCACCGCCACGATGATCCAGGCCAAGAAGGCGATCAAGCCGGTGTATCAAGTGATGGCGGACGCCGGCGAGAAGCTGGACGAGAAGGCCTTCATCCCGGCCGTGGCCAGCTACTACTCCGACGCCAAGACCGGACACCTGCTGTCCTTGCCGTTCAACAGCTCCACCCCGGTGCTGTACTACAACAAGGATGCCTTCAAGAAAGCTGGCCTGGCGGACGCGCCGCCCAAGACCTGGCCGGAACTGGCCGCCGCCGCCGCCAAGCTGAAAGCCTCCGGCATGCGCTGCGGCTACAGCACCGGCTGGCAAGGCTGGGTGCAGCTGGAAAACTACAGCGCCTGGCATAGCCTGCCGTTCGCCAGCCTGGACAACGGCTTCGGCGGCACCGGCGCCACGCTGCAGTTCAACGGCCCGACCCAGGTCAAGCACATCGAGTTCCTGGCCAAGATGGCCAAGGACGGCACTTTCAGCTACGCCGGCCGCAAGGACGAGGCCACGCTGAAGTTCTACAGCGGCGAATGCGGCATCATGACCGGCAGCTCCGGCTCGCTGGCCAACATCCGCAAGAACGCCAAGTTCAACTTCGGCATGGGCATGATGCCTTATGACCCGGCAGTGAAGGGCGCGCCGCAAAACGCCTTGATCGGCGGCGCCAGCCTGTGGGTGATGGGCGGCAAGAGCCCGGCCGAATACAAGGGCGTGGCCAAGTTCTTCAAAATGGTGACGAGCCCCGAGGTGATGGCCAAGTGGCACCAGGACACCGGCTACCTGCCGGTGGTGACCGCCGCCTACGAGCTGTCGCGCAAGCAGGGTTTTTATGACAAGAATCCGGGCGCGGACATCGCCACCAAGCAAATGCAGAACAAACCGCCCAAGTCTTACACCCGCGGCCTGCGTCTGGGCTATATGCCGCAAATCCGCGGCGTGATGGACGAGGAGCTGGAAGAAGTGTGGAGCGGCAAGAAAACCGCCAAGCAGGCGCTGGACAATGCCGTGCTGCGCGGCAACGATTTGCTGCGCCGCTTCGAAAAAACCGCCAACTGA
- the hemN gene encoding oxygen-independent coproporphyrinogen III oxidase, whose product MKTTHPFSPAHFEFDRQLIERLEGSGPRYTSYPTADRFLPGFTPDDYQNKLKQRQIGANRRPVSLYAHIPFCNTVCYYCACNKIITKDKSKADRYLDYLEKEISLVAEQLGGREKAIQLHFGGGTPTFLSDAQLERLMGILKTHFEFMSDGEYSIEIDPRKVERETMFRLAEYGFNRISVGVQDFNPEVQLAVNRVQSEEETRQVIEAGREAGIKSVSLDLIYGLPLQTRDSMLQTLETALNLSPDRLALYNYAHLPTVFMPQRRINESELPSTSVKLDILQDAVKMLTDAGYVFIGMDHFAKPDDELAVALRQGRLQRNFQGYSTHADCDMLGFGVSSIGKVGSCYSQNEKTLEDYYAALDQGRLPVARGLTLDSDDVLRRTIIQSLMCRFALSVEALEEIHGINFAQYFAAEMPKIREFQQEGLLDFDGDFLMVMPKGRFLIRNIAMLFDRHLRERQTHARYSKTI is encoded by the coding sequence ATGAAAACCACCCATCCTTTTTCTCCCGCGCATTTCGAGTTCGATCGACAACTGATCGAGCGTCTCGAAGGATCGGGGCCACGATACACGTCCTACCCGACTGCGGATCGATTTCTGCCGGGTTTTACCCCTGACGATTATCAAAACAAGCTGAAACAGAGACAGATTGGCGCTAACCGCCGACCCGTATCACTATACGCTCATATACCATTTTGCAACACCGTTTGTTACTACTGCGCCTGCAACAAAATCATCACCAAAGACAAGTCCAAAGCCGACCGCTACCTGGACTACCTGGAGAAGGAAATCTCGCTGGTCGCCGAACAACTGGGCGGCAGGGAAAAGGCCATCCAGCTGCACTTTGGCGGCGGCACGCCCACCTTTTTGTCCGACGCTCAGCTCGAAAGACTAATGGGCATTCTGAAGACCCATTTCGAATTCATGAGTGACGGAGAATATTCCATTGAGATAGATCCGCGCAAGGTAGAACGTGAAACCATGTTCCGGCTGGCAGAATATGGCTTCAACCGAATCAGCGTCGGCGTGCAGGATTTCAACCCCGAAGTGCAGCTGGCTGTGAACCGGGTGCAAAGCGAGGAAGAGACCCGCCAGGTGATTGAAGCGGGCCGCGAAGCCGGGATCAAATCGGTCAGCCTGGACCTGATTTACGGCTTGCCGCTGCAAACCCGCGACAGCATGCTGCAGACCTTGGAAACCGCGCTCAACCTCTCTCCGGATCGCCTGGCGCTGTACAACTACGCTCACTTGCCCACCGTGTTCATGCCGCAGCGGCGCATCAATGAGTCGGAGCTGCCCTCTACCTCGGTCAAGCTGGATATCCTGCAAGACGCGGTGAAGATGCTGACCGATGCCGGCTATGTCTTCATCGGCATGGATCACTTCGCCAAACCGGACGACGAATTGGCCGTAGCGCTCCGCCAGGGCCGGCTGCAGCGCAATTTCCAGGGCTACTCCACGCATGCCGACTGCGACATGCTGGGTTTCGGCGTGTCCTCCATCGGCAAGGTCGGCTCCTGTTACAGCCAGAATGAAAAAACGCTGGAAGACTATTACGCCGCGCTCGACCAAGGCCGTTTGCCGGTGGCCAGGGGCCTGACGCTGGATAGCGACGATGTGTTGCGCAGAACCATCATCCAGAGCCTGATGTGCCGGTTCGCCTTGTCGGTGGAGGCGCTTGAGGAAATCCACGGCATCAATTTCGCGCAGTACTTCGCCGCCGAGATGCCCAAGATCCGCGAATTCCAGCAAGAAGGCCTGCTCGACTTCGACGGCGACTTCCTGATGGTGATGCCCAAAGGCCGCTTCCTGATCCGCAATATCGCCATGCTATTCGATCGCCATCTGCGCGAGCGCCAAACCCACGCGCGCTACTCCAAAACGATCTAA